The following are encoded in a window of Dioscorea cayenensis subsp. rotundata cultivar TDr96_F1 chromosome 16, TDr96_F1_v2_PseudoChromosome.rev07_lg8_w22 25.fasta, whole genome shotgun sequence genomic DNA:
- the LOC120278459 gene encoding uncharacterized protein LOC120278459, with translation MSSDLQSSHENMSDARLVLLHLQELYGEHSRTARYEISRELFRAKMSEGGEVGEHVYKMISMIERLEALDFSMDYNLQVDLILQSLPDSFSQFIINFNMNEIEYTLAGLLNKLVST, from the coding sequence ATGAGTAGTGATCTGCAAAGCTCTCATGAAAACATGAGTGATGCGAGATTGGTATTGTTGCACTTGCAggagctctatggagagcataGTCGGACTGCTCGGTATGAAATATCGAGAGAGCTCTTTAGGGCAAAGATGAGTGAGGGTGGAGAAGTTGGAGAGCATGTCTACAAAATGATCTCTATGATTGAGAGGTTGGAagctcttgacttttccatggaCTACAACCTTCAGGTTGATCTCATCTTGCAGTCTCTTCCTGACTCCTTCTCtcagtttattattaattttaacatgaatGAGATTGAGTACACACTGGCTGGTCTTCTTAACAAGCTAGTAAGTACATAG